In Candidatus Devosia phytovorans, the DNA window ATTCACGGCGGTTTCGGCCGGCTGATCAGTCGAGCACGGCGCGGCGGGTTTCGGCATCGACCCTTGTGGCGGCCAGGGCGCCGAGCAGCAGCAGGCCGGCAAACAGCGCGATGGCCAGCGAGAAGTTCTGCACAAAGATCAGGGCCATGACGGAGGGTGCCAGAAGTCCGCCCAGCCGCGCGACGGCGCCCGCGGCGCCCATGCCGGTGGCGCGGGAGACGGTGGGGTAGAGCTCGGGAGTGAAGGCATAGAGCGCGCCCCAGGTGCCGAGCAGGGCGAAGCTCATCAGGAGGATGGACGTGCCGATCAGCCAGCCGTCACCGGCGACGAGGAAGAGTGCGCAGCCGGCGGCGCTGAGCAGCAGGAAGCCGATCAGCGTCGGCTTGCGGCCAATGGCCTCGACACCCCAGGCGGCAAGGGCATAGCCGGGCAATTGGGCAATGGCGACTAGCACGAGGAAGCCGAAACCGCGGACATAGCCGAAGCCGTCCTGAGCCAGGCGGGCGGGCAGCCAGGTGAAAATGCCGTAGTAGGAGACTGACACAAGGAACCAGACCAGCAGGATGGAGAGGGTGCGGCGGCGCAGAGCGGGCGAGAAAATGCCCTGGCGTGCTTCGACTGGCGGCGTGGTGATGGTGGTGTCGGGCGGCAGCTCCGGCTTGCCATTGGTGCGCAGGATGGTGTTGAGCACCTTGAGCAGGTCGGCCTGGCGGTTCTGGCGCAAGAGGAAGAGTGGCGATTCCGGCACCCAGAGGCGCAACCAGATGCCGATCAGGGCGGGCAGGGC includes these proteins:
- a CDS encoding MFS transporter; the protein is MPVTVETVLDTAGAGRFQRRLLGIFGLVWAADAMQVLAVGFTSASIAASFNVELPQALQTGTLFFLGMLIGAALFGRLADRFGRRNVLLITVACDAIFGLLSVFAPNLWVLYGLRLLTGIAVGGTLPVDYAMMAEFLPAKNRGRWLVILEGFWAIGTVAIALAAWLASLYVPVTDAWRWILAFTALPALIGIWLRLWVPESPLFLLRQNRQADLLKVLNTILRTNGKPELPPDTTITTPPVEARQGIFSPALRRRTLSILLVWFLVSVSYYGIFTWLPARLAQDGFGYVRGFGFLVLVAIAQLPGYALAAWGVEAIGRKPTLIGFLLLSAAGCALFLVAGDGWLIGTSILLMSFALLGTWGALYAFTPELYPTVSRATGMGAAGAVARLGGLLAPSVMALIFVQNFSLAIALFAGLLLLGALAATRVDAETRRAVLD